The Streptomyces aurantiacus genome includes a region encoding these proteins:
- a CDS encoding ADP-ribosylglycohydrolase family protein — translation MTPKGEGTGTLDERITGALVGAAVGDALGGPVEGYSPDQITERHGGRVHGIVGPWHGDDWRTARPVAPYHKGDGHVTDDTLMTHALVRVYATVRDHLDAYAVAGHLVPDLMTTPRWIPELEADALPLQRIFLAEKWLVARIHYGHVDPREAGTGNIVNCGAAMYMAPVGLVNAANPAGAYAEALDIAGAHQSSYGREAAGVFAAAVAAACAPGATPDSVVEACLAVAKDGTRAAIETVCDTAARYSDFESALRPVREAVAPYDTVGPDYRSPSLGARRPSRIHSIEELPVALAMLLVSRGDYRHAVLGSVNYGRDCDSIATMSGALAGALGSEIPSDWAKTVAEASRLDLRAPATTLAEVTREIFARDVRRRRAHETAYAELS, via the coding sequence ATGACGCCCAAAGGAGAAGGAACAGGAACCCTCGACGAACGGATCACCGGAGCCCTCGTCGGAGCCGCCGTCGGCGACGCGCTCGGCGGCCCCGTCGAGGGCTACTCCCCCGACCAGATCACCGAACGCCACGGCGGACGCGTCCACGGCATCGTCGGCCCCTGGCACGGCGACGACTGGCGCACGGCCCGCCCTGTCGCCCCGTACCACAAGGGCGACGGCCACGTGACCGACGACACCCTGATGACGCACGCCCTGGTACGGGTGTACGCGACGGTCCGCGACCATCTCGACGCGTACGCCGTCGCCGGGCACCTGGTGCCCGACCTGATGACAACGCCCCGCTGGATCCCGGAACTCGAGGCGGACGCCCTCCCCCTCCAGCGGATCTTCCTCGCCGAGAAGTGGCTGGTGGCCCGGATCCACTACGGCCACGTGGACCCCCGGGAGGCGGGCACCGGCAACATCGTCAACTGCGGTGCCGCGATGTACATGGCCCCGGTCGGCCTGGTCAACGCGGCGAACCCGGCGGGCGCCTACGCCGAGGCCCTGGACATCGCGGGCGCCCACCAGTCGTCGTACGGGCGGGAGGCGGCCGGTGTCTTCGCGGCGGCCGTGGCGGCCGCCTGTGCCCCGGGCGCGACCCCGGACTCGGTGGTCGAGGCCTGCCTGGCGGTGGCGAAGGACGGCACGCGGGCCGCGATCGAGACGGTCTGCGACACGGCGGCGCGGTACTCGGACTTCGAGTCGGCGCTGCGCCCCGTGCGCGAGGCGGTCGCCCCCTACGACACGGTCGGCCCGGACTACCGGAGCCCGTCCCTGGGCGCCCGCCGCCCCTCCCGCATCCACTCCATCGAGGAGCTCCCGGTGGCCCTCGCCATGCTGCTGGTCTCCCGCGGCGACTACCGGCACGCGGTGCTGGGCTCGGTGAACTACGGCCGCGACTGCGACTCCATCGCCACGATGTCCGGTGCCCTGGCGGGCGCCCTGGGGTCGGAGATCCCGTCCGACTGGGCCAAGACGGTCGCCGAGGCCAGCCGTCTGGACCTGCGGGCACCCGCGACGACCCTCGCGGAGGTGACCCGCGAGATCTTCGCCCGTGACGTACGGCGCCGCCGGGCCCACGAGACGGCGTACGCGGAGCTGTCATGA
- a CDS encoding ADP-ribosylglycohydrolase family protein: MNPEPTTHLLDSAPAAALGLTAPPKAGAARTPSGARETARPATTDPQATNRPEPLLGARGTARPALTDPHIAHRPQARRRIEGLLLGLAAGDAAGWPAARHRAARMPEWTRRLTRELDTFAEQNATTTLPVPIALNQPPEPLRLGPSDDAEWAAFAAEAVLRAADAGALGDLSRERRMRAAIDLSWNAVASEVAAAADRAPEIESAVLPLRARISVRAGLGNLAAGLRPPASGHDNPHYFDDAACVRACVLAVAHAGDARSAAELAEFDARYTQDGDGVHGARAMAAAVALALGGADVDSCAAAALAELPEATEIGRNARHALALARDSMTEGHGAFGVVPLLEHQIVDHVYSYGIAAAETVPVALALAVAAHGRIAEAVPAAACLSRVADSAPALAGALTGALGGGAAIPAAWRDTCRTLSGCALPRLTGTDLIGLAELLEATELALPEG, from the coding sequence CAGCGCCCCCGCGGCGGCGCTGGGCCTCACCGCCCCACCGAAAGCCGGGGCAGCCCGCACCCCGTCAGGGGCGCGGGAAACTGCGCGACCAGCCACGACGGACCCGCAGGCGACAAACCGCCCGGAACCTCTGCTGGGGGCGCGGGGAACTGCGCGACCAGCCCTCACGGACCCGCACATCGCCCACCGCCCCCAGGCCCGACGCCGCATCGAGGGCCTCCTCCTGGGCCTGGCCGCGGGCGACGCCGCAGGCTGGCCCGCGGCCAGGCACCGAGCCGCCCGCATGCCCGAATGGACACGACGCCTGACCCGCGAGCTGGACACCTTCGCGGAACAGAACGCGACGACCACCCTCCCCGTCCCCATCGCCCTGAACCAGCCACCGGAGCCGCTGCGGCTCGGCCCGTCGGACGACGCCGAATGGGCGGCGTTCGCGGCGGAGGCGGTCCTGCGCGCCGCCGACGCCGGCGCGCTCGGCGACCTGAGCCGGGAGCGCCGGATGCGCGCGGCCATCGACCTCTCCTGGAACGCCGTGGCCAGCGAGGTCGCCGCGGCAGCCGACCGCGCCCCCGAGATCGAGTCCGCCGTACTCCCCCTGCGCGCCCGCATCTCGGTACGGGCCGGCCTCGGAAACCTCGCAGCCGGACTGCGCCCGCCGGCCTCCGGCCACGACAACCCCCACTACTTCGACGACGCGGCCTGCGTACGGGCGTGCGTACTGGCGGTGGCCCACGCGGGAGACGCCCGGTCCGCCGCGGAACTGGCCGAGTTCGACGCCCGCTACACACAGGACGGTGACGGCGTGCACGGCGCCCGTGCGATGGCCGCGGCCGTCGCACTCGCGCTGGGCGGCGCGGACGTGGACTCCTGCGCGGCGGCGGCCCTCGCCGAACTCCCGGAGGCCACGGAGATCGGCCGCAACGCACGGCACGCCCTCGCGCTCGCCCGTGACTCCATGACGGAGGGGCACGGCGCCTTCGGTGTCGTCCCCCTCCTGGAACACCAGATCGTCGACCACGTCTACAGCTACGGCATCGCCGCCGCCGAGACCGTCCCGGTCGCCCTCGCGCTCGCCGTCGCCGCACACGGCCGGATCGCGGAGGCCGTGCCCGCGGCGGCCTGCCTGTCCCGGGTCGCGGACTCGGCCCCGGCCCTCGCCGGCGCACTGACCGGCGCGCTCGGCGGCGGCGCGGCGATCCCCGCCGCCTGGCGCGACACCTGCCGCACCCTGTCCGGCTGCGCACTGCCGCGGCTGACCGGCACGGACCTCATCGGACTCGCCGAACTGCTGGAAGCGACGGAACTGGCCCTCCCGGAGGGATGA